The Oncorhynchus gorbuscha isolate QuinsamMale2020 ecotype Even-year unplaced genomic scaffold, OgorEven_v1.0 Un_scaffold_572, whole genome shotgun sequence genome window below encodes:
- the LOC124018721 gene encoding charged multivesicular body protein 2b-like isoform X3 codes for MAGFFKKKTVDDVIKEQTKELRGTQRQITRDRSSLEKQEKQLEMEIKKMAKTGNKEACTILAKQLVQLRRQKNRSYAVGSKVTSMSSQTKLMNSQMKMAGAMATTTKTMQAVNKKMDPQKMQQTMQNFQKENMKMEMSEELINDTLDEIFDESGDEEESDSIVNQVLDEIGIEISGKMVNAPSTSRNKPTSSATKSDGISDEDIERQLKALGVD; via the exons ATGGCCGGCTTCTTCAAGAAAAAGACAGTAGATG ATGTGATAAAGGAGCAGACCAAAGAGCTGAGAGGAACCCAGAGACAGATCACCAGAGACAGATCTTCCCTGGAGAAACAGGAAAAACAACTG GAGATGGAGATTAAGAAGATGGCGAAGACGGGGAACAAGGAGGCGTGTACCATCCTGGCCAAACAGCTGGTTCAGCTGAGGAGACAGAAGAACAGAAGCTACGCCGTCGGTTCAAAGGTCACCTCCATGTCCTCTCAGACCAAACTCATGAACTCTCAGATGAAGATGGCAGGGGCCATGGCTACCACTACCAAA ACTATGCAGGCTGTCAATAAGAAGATGGACCCTCAGAAGATGCAACAGACCATGCAGAACTTCCAGAAGGAGAACATGAAGATGGAGATGTCAGAGGAGCTGA ttAACGACACGTTGGATGAGATCTTTGACGAGTCTGGAGACGAGGAGGAGTCTGATAGCATTGTTAACCAGGTTCTGGACGAGATCGGCATCGAGATATCAGGAAAG ATGGTGAACGCTCCTTCAACCAGCAGAAACAAACCCACCTCTTCTGCCACCAAATCAGACGGCATCTCAGACGAAGACATCGAACGACAGCTCAAAGCCTTGGGAgtggacta a
- the LOC124018721 gene encoding charged multivesicular body protein 2b-like isoform X1: protein MAGFFKKKTVDDVIKEQTKELRGTQRQITRDRSSLEKQEKQLEMEIKKMAKTGNKEACTILAKQLVQLRRQKNRSYAVGSKVTSMSSQTKLMNSQMKMAGAMATTTKTMQAVNKKMDPQKMQQTMQNFQKENMKMEMSEELINDTLDEIFDESGDEEESDSIVNQVLDEIGIEISGKMVNAPSTSRNKPTSSATKSDGISDEDIERQLKALGVD from the exons ATGGCCGGCTTCTTCAAGAAAAAGACAGTAGATG ATGTGATAAAGGAGCAGACCAAAGAGCTGAGAGGAACCCAGAGACAGATCACCAGAGACAGATCTTCCCTGGAGAAACAGGAAAAACAACTG GAGATGGAGATTAAGAAGATGGCGAAGACGGGGAACAAGGAGGCGTGTACCATCCTGGCCAAACAGCTGGTTCAGCTGAGGAGACAGAAGAACAGAAGCTACGCCGTCGGTTCAAAGGTCACCTCCATGTCCTCTCAGACCAAACTCATGAACTCTCAGATGAAGATGGCAGGGGCCATGGCTACCACTACCAAA ACTATGCAGGCTGTCAATAAGAAGATGGACCCTCAGAAGATGCAACAGACCATGCAGAACTTCCAGAAGGAGAACATGAAGATGGAGATGTCAGAGGAGCTGA ttAACGACACGTTGGATGAGATCTTTGACGAGTCTGGAGACGAGGAGGAGTCTGATAGCATTGTTAACCAGGTTCTGGACGAGATCGGCATCGAGATATCAGGAAAG ATGGTGAACGCTCCTTCAACCAGCAGAAACAAACCCACCTCTTCTGCCACCAAATCAGACGGCATCTCAGACGAAGACATCGAACGACAGCTCAAAGCCTTGGGAgtggactaa